A DNA window from Vigna angularis cultivar LongXiaoDou No.4 chromosome 1, ASM1680809v1, whole genome shotgun sequence contains the following coding sequences:
- the LOC108337282 gene encoding uncharacterized protein LOC108337282 — protein sequence MTKQKERTKESKLTRYMKAPLRFLKKARDMYVRGMIHCSAQLSNVDAAMGCPTAQPCTLPRSFSVGSATRSTASDDDFKELIRAASLRTYGSAFDFGEAAAMKIKMPRSRSVGIGRIDEDKPCEFGDEAIKVRPRPNVYPRSKSYSTRRGAPGLF from the coding sequence ATGACAAAGCAGAAAGAGAGAACCAAAGAGAGCAAACTCACCCGCTACATGAAGGCACCCTTAAGGTTCCTCAAGAAGGCCAGAGACATGTACGTCCGAGGCATGATCCATTGCTCTGCCCAATTATCCAACGTCGACGCTGCCATGGGCTGCCCCACCGCCCAGCCTTGCACGCTTCCCAGAAGCTTCAGCGTTGGCTCAGCCACCAGATCCACCGCAAGCGACGACGACTTCAAGGAGCTCATAAGAGCCGCCTCACTCCGAACCTATGGCAGTGCCTTTGACTTTGGCGAAGCCGCAGCCATGAAAATCAAAATGCCTCGGAGTCGTAGCGTGGGAATTGGAAGGATCGACGAAGACAAGCCCTGCGAATTTGGAGATGAAGCGATCAAGGTCAGACCCAGACCCAACGTTTATCCTCGAAGTAAAAGTTATTCTACCCGCAGAGGAGCACCGGGGTTGTTTTAG
- the LOC108339291 gene encoding cyclin-D1-1, with amino-acid sequence MSLESTSHQTPDLYCSEVTSEVIHLEDSDEALKLNYVLWGDSNSDESCLLSLLESENDQVQEQTKSTGQLPKTWLVNAREEAINWILKVHAYYSFRPETAYLSVNYLDRFLLSRTLTHDKAWPLQLLSVACLSLAAKMEETKVPLLLDLQVIESRFLFKPKTVQRMELLVMASLKWRLRPITPFDFVHLFIAKLSWSASTWGDLSFTVSRVSDVIIRTCLVMDFLVFSPSTIAAAALLWANNQCVEDTKSDCFHENINFEMVQKCYKLMKQKQIILRSELYWPRSLQLLPRSPTCVLDGAAMQETLLSDCSCDAYKP; translated from the exons ATGTCGCTCGAGTCCACAAGCCACCAAACTCCTGACTTGTATTGCAGTGAAGTAACTAGTGAAGTGATTCACTTGGAGGATTCTGATGAGGCTTTGAAGTTGAATTATGTTCTGTGGGGAGACTCCAACAGTGATGAAAGTTGTCTATTGAGCTTGTTAGAATCTGAAAATGACCAAGTACAGGAACAAACAAAGTCCACAGGACAGCTTCCCAAAACATGGCTGGTTAATGCTCGAGAAGAGGCCATAAATTGGATCCTAAAG GTGCATGCTTACTACAGTTTTAGACCTGAGACAGCTTATCTTTCTGTAAATTACCTCGATCGTTTCCTCTTGTCACGCACCTTGACG CATGATAAAGCATGGCCTCTGCAGCTGTTATCAGTTGCTTGTCTTTCACTAGCAGCTAAAATGGAAGAAACCAAAGTGCCACTTCTTTTGGACCTACAAGTGATCGAGTCTAGGTTCCTCTTTAAGCCCAAAACAGTTCAAAGGATGGAACTTTTGGTTATGGCCAGTCTCAAGTGGCGATTGCGCCCTATAACCCCTTTTGATTTTGTCCATCTTTTCATTGCCAAGCTTTCATGGTCTGCTTCCACATGGGGTGATTTAAGTTTCACTGTTTCTCGTGTCTCAGATGTTATTATCAGAACATGTCTAG TCATGGATTTCTTGGTGTTTTCACCATCCACAATAGCAGCAGCTGCCCTTTTATGGGCAAACAATCAATGTGTAGAAGACACGAAATCAGATTGTTTCCACGAGAATATAAACTTT GAGATGGTGCAGAAATGTTACAAACTAATGAAGCAGAAACAGATAATTCTCCGATCAGAATTATATTGGCCAAGGAGTCTGCAATTATTGCCCCGAAGTCCCACCTGTGTGCTTGATGGTGCAGCTATGCAAGAAACATTGCTTTCTGATTGCAGCTGCGATGCATACAAGCCCTGA